A stretch of the Archangium violaceum genome encodes the following:
- a CDS encoding ABC transporter substrate-binding protein has translation MRRRLVGLLGCVALLVAVGACSRSKEGTKQAEGTDAGSSAQEARTAQVKLALNWVPEPEFGGFYAARETGAFKRHGLEVNILGGGAGVPVMQMVASGQVEFGIVAADDVLTARVRGVDVIPLFAVYQTSPHGIMVHASRGAKGIKDVLASGTIALEPGLPYAAYLKKKYGFDKVKVVPYDGGVARFVADKDFAQQCFITSEPIAARKQGADPTVFLVAEEGFNPYQAVVITRRELWKEQPERVKAFVAAVREGWSNYLENPDPANAVMAKLNTTMDAETFAAAAQAQKPLIETEETRARGLGTMSRERWETLGRQLVELGLIEKAPSVDEFLLPELTASASKTSP, from the coding sequence GTGAGAAGACGTCTCGTCGGATTGCTGGGCTGTGTGGCGCTGCTCGTCGCCGTGGGGGCGTGCTCTCGCTCGAAGGAAGGCACGAAACAGGCCGAGGGCACGGATGCGGGCAGTAGCGCGCAGGAGGCGCGGACGGCCCAGGTGAAGCTGGCCCTCAACTGGGTGCCCGAGCCCGAGTTCGGCGGCTTCTATGCCGCGCGGGAGACGGGAGCCTTCAAGCGGCACGGGCTGGAGGTGAACATCCTCGGCGGTGGAGCGGGCGTGCCGGTGATGCAGATGGTGGCCTCCGGACAGGTGGAGTTCGGCATCGTGGCCGCGGATGATGTCCTCACCGCCCGGGTGCGCGGCGTGGACGTGATTCCCCTGTTCGCCGTGTACCAGACGTCACCCCACGGCATCATGGTGCACGCCTCACGGGGGGCGAAGGGCATCAAGGACGTGCTCGCCTCGGGGACCATCGCCCTGGAGCCCGGCCTGCCGTATGCCGCGTACCTGAAGAAGAAGTACGGCTTCGACAAGGTGAAGGTGGTGCCCTACGACGGTGGCGTGGCTCGCTTCGTGGCGGACAAGGACTTCGCGCAGCAGTGCTTCATCACCTCGGAGCCCATCGCGGCGCGCAAGCAGGGTGCGGACCCGACCGTGTTCCTGGTGGCCGAGGAGGGCTTCAATCCCTACCAGGCCGTGGTCATCACCCGCCGGGAGTTGTGGAAGGAGCAGCCGGAGCGGGTGAAGGCGTTCGTGGCGGCGGTACGCGAGGGCTGGAGCAACTACCTGGAGAACCCGGATCCCGCCAACGCGGTCATGGCGAAGCTGAACACCACGATGGACGCGGAGACGTTCGCGGCGGCGGCGCAGGCGCAGAAGCCGCTCATCGAGACGGAGGAGACGCGCGCCCGGGGGCTGGGGACCATGAGCCGCGAGCGGTGGGAGACACTGGGGCGTCAGCTCGTGGAGCTGGGCCTCATCGAGAAGGCGCCGTCCGTGGACGAGTTCCTGCTCCCAGAGCTCACGGCGTCGGCCAGCAAGACCTCCCCGTAG
- a CDS encoding ABC transporter permease, with protein sequence MKTSFPSAALAPVAALAVLLGLWEGVTRAFAVPVWLLPPPSAVAIVGAHEATALLSAALTTGRSALLGFGLSATVGVLAAIILSSSRLLERAFYPYTLFLQTVPVIAIAPLLVLWFGPGGRAVAASSFIVSLFPVIANTLSGMRSVEPALRDLFRLYGARRLATLWKLELPAALPHLFTGLRVASGLAVIGAIGGEFVAGFSEDAAGLGILVLSAYRQLRTDLLFAAVLAASVVGLALFGAVSLTGSRLLRRWHPSASGS encoded by the coding sequence ATGAAGACCTCATTCCCGAGCGCGGCCCTGGCACCCGTGGCCGCGCTCGCCGTGCTCCTGGGGCTCTGGGAGGGCGTGACACGCGCCTTCGCCGTCCCCGTCTGGCTGCTGCCGCCTCCCTCTGCCGTCGCTATTGTCGGGGCCCACGAGGCGACGGCCCTGCTGAGCGCGGCGCTCACCACGGGACGCTCCGCGTTGCTGGGTTTTGGGCTGAGCGCGACGGTGGGCGTGCTCGCCGCCATCATCCTCTCCTCGTCGAGGTTGCTGGAGCGGGCGTTCTATCCCTACACCCTCTTCCTACAGACGGTGCCCGTCATCGCCATTGCCCCACTGCTGGTGCTGTGGTTCGGCCCGGGGGGACGCGCGGTGGCCGCCTCGTCCTTCATCGTCTCGCTCTTTCCCGTGATCGCCAACACGCTCTCTGGGATGCGATCGGTGGAGCCGGCGCTGCGGGATCTGTTCCGCCTCTACGGGGCGCGCCGGCTCGCCACGCTGTGGAAGCTGGAGCTGCCCGCCGCGCTGCCGCACCTGTTCACCGGCCTGAGGGTCGCCTCGGGGCTGGCCGTCATCGGCGCCATCGGCGGCGAGTTCGTCGCCGGCTTCTCCGAGGACGCCGCCGGCCTGGGCATCCTGGTGCTGTCCGCCTACCGGCAGCTGCGAACGGATCTCCTCTTCGCCGCGGTGCTGGCGGCCTCGGTGGTGGGGCTGGCACTGTTCGGAGCGGTGAGCCTGACGGGCTCCCGGCTGCTGAGGCGCTGGCACCCGTCGGCTTCGGGCTCATGA
- a CDS encoding ABC transporter ATP-binding protein, translated as MASPSPVPSDSLPPDDGRGGVRVQISGLRRIFPGGVPVLDGMDLDIAAGSFVALVGPSGCGKSTLLRLVAGLDKPDAGTLTFSPPLERTRGARTPIAYVFQDAHLLPWRSVLDNVALPLELAGVPASERHTAAHALLKEVGLGDATSRYPAELSGGMRMRVSLARALVTRPRLLLLDEPFAALDELTRNRLDDQLLALWKELGMTVLFVTHSLSEAAYLAERAVVLSRRPARVMLDHTLALPRERTPVLRAEPDFAREMGLLLQALERGDAT; from the coding sequence ATGGCTTCCCCCAGCCCGGTCCCCTCCGATTCGCTCCCGCCCGATGACGGCAGGGGCGGCGTCCGCGTGCAGATCTCCGGCCTCCGGCGGATCTTTCCAGGCGGCGTCCCCGTGCTCGACGGGATGGACCTGGACATCGCCGCGGGCTCGTTCGTGGCCCTGGTGGGTCCCTCGGGATGCGGCAAGTCCACCCTGCTGCGCCTGGTGGCCGGGCTGGACAAACCCGACGCCGGTACCCTCACCTTCTCCCCGCCCCTCGAACGAACCCGAGGCGCGCGCACGCCCATCGCCTACGTCTTCCAGGACGCGCACCTGCTGCCCTGGCGCTCGGTGCTGGACAACGTGGCCCTGCCGCTGGAGCTGGCCGGCGTCCCCGCCTCCGAGCGCCATACCGCGGCGCACGCCCTGCTGAAGGAGGTCGGGCTCGGCGATGCCACCTCGCGCTACCCGGCCGAGCTCTCCGGAGGCATGCGCATGCGTGTCTCCCTGGCTCGGGCGCTCGTCACCCGTCCCCGGCTGCTGCTCCTGGACGAGCCCTTCGCCGCCCTCGATGAACTGACGCGCAACCGGCTGGACGATCAACTCCTGGCGCTGTGGAAGGAGCTGGGGATGACCGTCCTCTTCGTCACCCACTCGCTCTCCGAGGCCGCCTACCTGGCCGAGCGGGCCGTGGTGCTGTCCCGGCGTCCCGCGCGCGTGATGCTGGACCACACGCTCGCCCTGCCCCGGGAGCGCACCCCCGTCCTGCGCGCCGAGCCCGACTTCGCCCGCGAGATGGGCCTGCTCCTCCAGGCTCTGGAGCGAGGAGACGCCACATGA
- a CDS encoding ankyrin repeat domain-containing protein translates to MSTFKTNTRVRRAVGAATLLVLTVLALSSGMALFRPTHAEAAPAGVRRELAVTEAENILLAAAREGDTEVVRGLLAAGTPASPRDARGYTPLILAAYHGHLETVRALISGGANPCAPDTRGNTALMGAAFRGHQAVVDLLIESGCRVDQQNLLGQTALMFSALTGRIDVSHALERNGARREVRDAQGRTAEDWAATQGVELPAPHQGAPTGQ, encoded by the coding sequence ATGAGTACCTTCAAAACCAACACCCGAGTCCGGCGCGCGGTGGGCGCCGCGACCCTCCTCGTCCTCACGGTCCTCGCCCTCTCCTCGGGGATGGCGCTCTTCCGGCCGACCCACGCGGAGGCGGCTCCGGCGGGAGTCCGCCGGGAGCTTGCCGTCACCGAGGCGGAGAACATCCTCCTCGCGGCGGCTCGCGAGGGAGACACCGAGGTGGTGCGCGGACTGCTCGCGGCCGGCACGCCCGCCTCTCCCCGGGACGCGCGCGGCTACACGCCCCTCATCCTCGCCGCCTACCACGGGCACCTGGAGACGGTGAGAGCGCTCATCTCGGGCGGGGCGAACCCCTGCGCGCCGGACACCCGGGGCAACACCGCGCTCATGGGCGCCGCCTTCCGGGGGCACCAGGCGGTGGTGGATCTGCTCATCGAGAGCGGCTGCCGCGTGGATCAGCAGAACCTGCTGGGCCAGACGGCGCTGATGTTCAGCGCGCTCACCGGACGCATCGACGTGTCTCACGCGCTCGAGCGGAACGGCGCCCGCCGCGAGGTGCGGGACGCCCAGGGCCGCACCGCGGAGGACTGGGCCGCCACCCAGGGCGTGGAGCTGCCCGCACCGCACCAGGGGGCACCCACCGGGCAGTAG
- a CDS encoding catalase encodes MRHLIRTTLMALALGVSGGALAASPLTTDSGAPVGTNQSSKTAGPRGGILLEDFHLIEKLARFDRERIPERVVHARGVGAYGEFVSDGDFSNLTRLSMLSAKGKKTPMFVRFSTVIHPKGSPETLRDPRGFALKFYTDEGNWDVVGNNLPVFFIRDAIKFPDMVHSLKPSPVTNRQDPNRFFDFFSHVPESTHMLTQVYSDLGIPANYRQMDGFGVHAFKFVNAKGEVKYVKFAWRSQQGVKSLTAEEAERLQGKDFQHATHDLYESIGKGQFPSWVLTAQVLDPKDLDAFDFDPLDATKVWPESKAPVIKLGRFTLNRMPDNFFEETEQAAFSPGVMPSGVEPSEDRLLQGRLFAYADTQRYRVGTNYLQLPINRARSTEVRNNNQAGSMNFANTRLDVNYEPSIIGRTGDDTRFLLSRAPLSGTTQQQPIQKTLNFAQAGEFYRALPADARARLVKNFAADLGQVKSAEVKTRIVGFLLQADPEYGAQVARAVGVKLEKARTADVVP; translated from the coding sequence ATGAGACACCTGATTCGCACGACGCTGATGGCCCTGGCCCTGGGTGTGAGCGGAGGCGCCCTGGCCGCCTCGCCGCTGACCACCGATAGCGGCGCCCCGGTGGGCACCAACCAGAGCAGCAAGACGGCGGGACCGCGCGGCGGCATCCTGCTGGAGGACTTCCACCTCATCGAGAAGCTGGCGCGCTTCGATCGCGAGCGCATTCCGGAGCGGGTGGTGCACGCGCGCGGCGTGGGCGCCTATGGCGAGTTCGTCAGCGACGGTGACTTCTCGAACCTCACGCGCCTGTCGATGCTGTCGGCCAAGGGGAAGAAGACGCCCATGTTCGTGCGCTTCTCCACGGTCATCCACCCGAAGGGCTCGCCCGAGACGCTGAGGGATCCGCGCGGGTTCGCCCTCAAGTTCTACACGGACGAGGGCAACTGGGACGTGGTGGGCAACAACCTGCCGGTCTTCTTCATCCGGGACGCCATCAAGTTCCCGGACATGGTGCACTCGCTGAAGCCCTCGCCGGTCACCAACCGCCAGGATCCCAACCGCTTCTTCGACTTCTTCAGCCACGTGCCCGAGAGCACGCACATGCTGACCCAGGTCTACTCGGATCTCGGCATCCCGGCGAACTACCGGCAGATGGACGGGTTCGGCGTGCACGCCTTCAAGTTCGTCAACGCGAAGGGCGAGGTGAAGTACGTGAAGTTCGCCTGGCGCAGCCAGCAGGGCGTGAAGTCGCTCACCGCCGAGGAGGCGGAGCGGCTCCAGGGGAAGGACTTCCAGCACGCCACCCATGATCTCTACGAGAGCATCGGCAAGGGCCAGTTCCCCTCGTGGGTACTGACGGCGCAGGTGCTGGATCCAAAGGATCTGGACGCGTTCGATTTCGATCCGCTGGACGCCACCAAGGTGTGGCCCGAGAGCAAGGCCCCGGTCATCAAGCTGGGCCGCTTCACGCTCAACCGGATGCCGGACAACTTCTTCGAGGAGACGGAGCAGGCCGCCTTCTCGCCGGGTGTGATGCCGTCCGGGGTGGAGCCGAGTGAGGACCGGTTGCTGCAGGGCCGCCTGTTCGCCTACGCCGACACCCAGCGCTACCGGGTGGGAACCAACTACCTCCAACTGCCGATCAACCGTGCCCGGAGCACCGAGGTGCGCAACAACAACCAGGCGGGCAGCATGAACTTCGCCAACACCCGCCTGGACGTGAACTACGAGCCGAGCATCATCGGGCGCACGGGGGACGATACGCGCTTCCTGCTGTCGCGCGCGCCGCTGTCCGGGACCACGCAGCAGCAGCCCATCCAGAAGACGCTGAACTTCGCCCAGGCCGGTGAGTTCTACCGGGCCCTCCCGGCGGATGCTCGCGCCCGGCTGGTGAAGAACTTCGCGGCCGACCTCGGCCAGGTGAAGAGCGCCGAGGTGAAGACGCGCATCGTCGGCTTCCTGCTCCAGGCGGATCCCGAGTACGGCGCGCAGGTGGCGCGCGCGGTGGGGGTCAAGCTGGAGAAGGCCCGCACCGCCGACGTGGTCCCCTGA
- a CDS encoding sigma-54-dependent Fis family transcriptional regulator — protein sequence MITGDFQTLTGRLEELTRLAGTPGRLEELLTRALDALGSTIPHDLVALLELEAGVLQVRVARGPLVDKRVLAHRLPLERHPTLRSVMETRRARVLEEHHHSGDEGDPYDGVLELPHGHSCMVIPVFAGERNLGVITFDSRTCGLYPPELVSMVTVYGQVIGLAMVTAELAGALDRHRRRLQEHNRLLEDEARGGEDAGESLARSRHPEMRRVVDAARQVAVTDAPVLLSGETGTGKEVLARALHGWSNRRDMPFVKVNCAALPAGLVESELFGHVKGAFSGAVRDRPGRFQLADGGTLLLDEVGDMPLEIQARLLRVLQEGTLQPVGSDHTMRVDVRVIAATHVDLEKAVEEGTFREDLYYRLSVFPLRLPPLRERREDLPQLAAHILEGIQRRTGRGPWLLSEESLCRMQSYEWPGNIRELVNVLERARILARGSELDVELPRVRNRPPAGAAMKTNVEQPSGSKLPSLVENERAYLERLLAHTEGRVYGAGGAAEIAGVPPTTLQSRLARLGLKRKAR from the coding sequence ATGATCACCGGCGATTTCCAGACCCTGACCGGTCGGCTGGAGGAGCTGACCCGCCTGGCCGGCACCCCGGGGCGGCTCGAGGAGCTCCTCACCCGCGCGCTCGACGCGCTCGGCTCGACCATTCCGCATGATCTCGTGGCGCTGCTCGAGCTGGAGGCGGGCGTCCTCCAGGTACGCGTGGCGCGAGGCCCCCTGGTGGACAAGCGGGTGCTCGCCCACCGGCTGCCGCTCGAGCGCCACCCCACCCTGCGCAGCGTGATGGAGACGCGCCGGGCGCGGGTACTCGAGGAGCACCACCACTCCGGGGACGAAGGCGACCCGTACGATGGCGTGCTGGAGCTGCCGCATGGTCACTCGTGCATGGTCATCCCCGTCTTCGCCGGCGAGAGGAACCTCGGCGTCATCACCTTCGACAGCCGCACCTGTGGCCTCTACCCGCCGGAGCTGGTGTCCATGGTGACGGTGTACGGCCAGGTCATCGGTCTGGCCATGGTGACCGCGGAGCTGGCCGGGGCGCTCGACCGCCACCGCCGCCGCTTGCAGGAACACAATCGGCTGCTCGAGGACGAGGCGCGTGGTGGGGAGGACGCGGGCGAATCGCTCGCGCGCTCACGCCATCCGGAGATGCGCCGGGTGGTGGACGCGGCCCGGCAGGTGGCGGTGACGGACGCGCCGGTTCTCCTCTCCGGGGAGACGGGCACTGGCAAGGAGGTGCTGGCGCGAGCGCTCCACGGTTGGAGCAACCGGCGCGACATGCCCTTCGTGAAGGTCAATTGCGCCGCGCTCCCGGCCGGGCTGGTGGAGAGCGAGCTGTTCGGCCATGTGAAGGGTGCCTTCAGTGGCGCGGTGCGGGACCGTCCGGGCCGCTTCCAGTTGGCGGACGGAGGCACCCTGCTGCTCGACGAGGTGGGCGACATGCCCCTCGAAATCCAGGCCCGGCTGCTGCGCGTGCTCCAGGAGGGGACACTCCAACCGGTGGGCTCCGATCACACGATGAGGGTGGACGTGCGCGTCATCGCCGCCACCCACGTGGATCTGGAGAAGGCGGTGGAAGAAGGCACCTTCCGGGAGGATCTCTACTACCGGCTCTCCGTCTTCCCCTTGCGGCTGCCGCCCCTGCGCGAGCGACGCGAGGATCTGCCCCAGCTGGCGGCGCACATCCTCGAGGGCATCCAGCGGAGGACCGGCCGCGGCCCCTGGCTCCTGAGCGAGGAGAGCCTGTGCCGGATGCAGTCCTACGAGTGGCCGGGCAACATCCGCGAGTTGGTGAACGTGCTCGAGCGTGCCCGCATCCTCGCCCGGGGAAGCGAGCTGGACGTGGAGCTGCCGCGCGTCCGCAACCGCCCACCTGCTGGCGCTGCGATGAAGACGAACGTGGAGCAGCCCTCTGGGAGCAAGCTGCCCTCGCTCGTCGAGAACGAGCGTGCCTACCTCGAGCGGTTGCTGGCACACACCGAGGGCCGGGTGTACGGCGCCGGGGGCGCGGCCGAGATCGCGGGCGTGCCGCCCACCACCCTGCAGAGCCGGCTCGCTCGCCTCGGGCTCAAGCGCAAGGCACGGTGA
- a CDS encoding TetR/AcrR family transcriptional regulator translates to MAASSHPPASSAGRASAEARRQRILQVAKGHFERFGFRRTRIEDIARDAGIAKGAVYLEFESKEVLLHAVIEALFVEIGRRYAEEVLPLESPRERLRATLRFAYREFARDALFERLGREDPELAVFQSLAKAGDNPRKADVQVEMIRGWVREGIERGELRADLDVDAVPFVIGLLRFLHYHTALITTGDRITRERLLDAVIDIFIAGLSAPSKR, encoded by the coding sequence ATGGCCGCATCCTCCCATCCTCCGGCGTCATCCGCCGGCCGCGCATCCGCCGAGGCCCGGCGCCAGCGCATCCTCCAGGTGGCCAAGGGCCACTTCGAGCGCTTCGGGTTCCGCCGCACCCGCATCGAGGACATCGCCCGCGACGCCGGTATCGCGAAGGGGGCCGTCTACCTGGAGTTCGAGAGCAAGGAAGTGCTGCTCCACGCGGTCATCGAGGCCCTGTTCGTGGAGATCGGGCGTCGGTACGCCGAGGAGGTGCTGCCGCTGGAGTCGCCCCGCGAGCGGCTGCGCGCCACTCTGCGCTTCGCCTACCGCGAGTTCGCTCGCGATGCCTTGTTCGAGCGACTCGGCCGCGAGGATCCCGAGCTGGCGGTGTTCCAATCCCTGGCGAAGGCCGGGGACAACCCACGCAAGGCGGATGTCCAGGTGGAGATGATTCGCGGCTGGGTGCGCGAGGGCATCGAGCGGGGCGAGCTCCGCGCCGACCTGGACGTCGACGCGGTGCCCTTCGTCATCGGCCTGCTGCGCTTCCTGCACTACCACACCGCGCTCATCACCACGGGAGACCGCATCACCCGCGAGCGGCTGCTCGACGCGGTCATCGACATCTTCATCGCGGGACTCTCCGCGCCATCCAAGAGGTAA
- a CDS encoding ABC transporter ATP-binding protein, which produces MHAIEIDRLTRIYGSVRAVDGVSFHVESGEIFGFMGHNGAGKTTTLRMLLGLTRPTSGSARVLGHDVVRESLEVRRQCGFLPASYALPAHMTARQFLHYIAAMFDLEADVAEARIQSLLQLFGIQAAADRKLGGFSTGMTQKVGLAQALINEPRIVLLDEPTSGLDPLGRYELLEHLRHLSSERGVTVLFSSHILSDIETLCRRVAALHQGRLVAFGPIEALKSEYRSSNMDELYLSLARRAA; this is translated from the coding sequence ATGCATGCCATCGAGATCGATCGGCTGACCCGCATCTACGGCTCCGTCCGGGCCGTGGATGGAGTGAGCTTCCACGTCGAGTCCGGGGAGATCTTCGGATTCATGGGACACAACGGCGCGGGGAAGACGACCACGCTGCGGATGCTGCTCGGGCTGACGCGTCCCACGTCGGGCAGTGCCCGGGTGCTCGGCCACGACGTGGTGCGCGAGAGCCTCGAGGTGCGCCGCCAGTGCGGCTTCCTCCCGGCGAGCTACGCGCTCCCGGCCCACATGACGGCGCGCCAGTTCCTCCACTACATCGCCGCCATGTTCGACCTGGAGGCGGACGTCGCCGAGGCGCGCATCCAGTCGCTGCTCCAGCTCTTCGGCATCCAGGCCGCCGCGGATCGCAAGCTCGGTGGCTTCTCCACCGGTATGACGCAGAAGGTGGGGCTCGCCCAGGCCCTCATCAACGAGCCCCGTATCGTCCTGCTGGACGAGCCGACCTCCGGGTTGGATCCGCTCGGTCGATACGAGCTGCTCGAGCACCTGCGCCACCTGTCCTCCGAGCGAGGCGTCACCGTGCTCTTCTCCAGCCACATCCTGTCGGACATCGAGACGCTCTGCCGGCGCGTCGCGGCGCTGCACCAGGGCCGGCTCGTCGCCTTCGGTCCCATCGAGGCGCTCAAGAGCGAGTACCGCTCCTCGAACATGGACGAGCTCTACCTGTCGCTCGCGCGGAGGGCCGCATGA
- a CDS encoding transporter, whose product MWKSSLVAALTLATLLVSTEGRACATCACGDPTLTSMGTEQPFAGRLRFATQMRAWGMTTGQQSVDAVSLRELRMDLSVAYAPLSWLFLSATLPLQTRAVRDVSLARETSWGLGDMEVSAKAFVFRDREFSPDHLFGILAGARLPTSTTVRDADGRMLSLDAQLGTGSLDPLLGLSYSTFRADWSFFASATGYLPTRGREGFRAGPSLRTTLAAQYQPDPRWALHLALDGLLDGVSDTNGVRDPVGSGVIAYVSPDVLFSPATDVVMSLGVRVPVLNFLHGNVRQLPILQAAVAYDL is encoded by the coding sequence ATGTGGAAGTCCTCGCTCGTCGCCGCGCTGACCCTGGCCACCCTCCTCGTCTCCACGGAGGGGCGTGCCTGTGCCACCTGCGCCTGTGGAGATCCGACCCTCACCTCCATGGGCACCGAGCAGCCCTTCGCCGGTCGCCTGAGGTTCGCCACCCAGATGCGTGCCTGGGGCATGACGACAGGCCAACAGTCCGTCGACGCCGTCTCCCTCCGCGAGCTGCGCATGGACCTGTCGGTGGCCTATGCCCCCCTCTCGTGGCTCTTCCTGTCGGCTACACTGCCCCTGCAGACCCGGGCGGTGCGGGACGTCAGCCTCGCGCGGGAGACGTCGTGGGGGCTCGGCGACATGGAGGTCAGCGCCAAGGCCTTCGTCTTCCGGGATCGTGAGTTCTCGCCGGACCACCTCTTTGGAATCCTCGCCGGCGCCCGGCTCCCCACCTCGACCACGGTGCGCGACGCGGATGGGAGAATGCTGTCGCTCGATGCCCAACTCGGCACCGGCTCCCTGGATCCGCTCCTGGGTCTCTCCTATTCGACCTTCCGCGCGGACTGGTCCTTCTTCGCCAGCGCCACGGGCTACCTCCCCACGCGTGGCCGCGAGGGCTTCCGCGCCGGCCCCTCCCTGCGCACCACCCTGGCCGCGCAGTACCAACCCGACCCTCGCTGGGCCCTGCACCTCGCGCTGGATGGCCTCCTGGATGGCGTCAGCGACACGAACGGCGTGCGCGATCCGGTGGGCAGTGGCGTCATCGCCTACGTCTCCCCGGACGTCCTCTTCAGCCCGGCCACCGACGTGGTGATGTCGCTCGGCGTGCGAGTGCCCGTCCTCAACTTCCTGCATGGCAACGTCCGACAGCTGCCCATCCTCCAGGCCGCCGTCGCCTACGACCTATGA